The Pseudomonas sp. MM223 genome segment CAACAAGGCACCGTCAAATGGTTCAATGATGAGAAAGGCTACGGCTTCATCACCCCAGCAGGCGGCGGCGACGACCTGTTCGTACACTTCAAGGCCATCGAATCCGACGGCTTCAAGAGCCTGAAAGAAGGCCAGACTGTTTCCTTCGTCGCCGAGCGCGGCCAGAAGGGCATGCAGGCTGCACAGGTTCGTCCGGAGTAATTCGGATAGCTGTAGAAAAACCCGCCCATGTGGCGGGTTTTTTTATGGGCGCTTGGCCTCAGCCGCCACGCCGGCCCTGTGGGAGCTGGCTTGCCGGCGATGAGGCCATTGAGATCAACCGCAGTTGACGCGGGTTACCTTGCCTTGCTCGTCCACGTTCAGGTTGAGGCGGTCGGAGCGGTACTCCAGGGTTACCACATCGTGCGGTTTGAGAATGCGTGCTGTCTGCGAGCCACTGGCCTTGCGCGCCTGCTCCAGCAGCTCGGCGCTGCCGGGCTTGCCAATGGCAAAGTCGGCGCCGCTGGCTTCGCAGCGGCCATCGTTGCCAGCCGATGCGGCCGGTGCATCGCCACCAGCGTTGCCACCAGTGCTGCAACCAGCCAGGACAGCAGCCACCGCCAGGGTTGCCAGGTAAGCACGGGTACGGAACATGAAGCCTCCTAAATGGGTCCGGGAACTGTCTGTTCCGACAGCTCCGCTCGGTATTCGTTGCAAAACCGGTCAAGTCTGCCTGAACTCTAGCACCGAGGCGAAAAGCAATCGTGACCGGATTTTGCACAACCCCCTGCGTTTGCCATATGCTTAGCGCGCACGGTCACTGGCGCAAAGCCATGATTGGCTGCAAGAAGTGGAGCGCATCCCGCCTCCATCAAACACCAGGGTCAGGTGTTTATCCTTCGTTCCGGGCCCCTAGCGAGAGCTTTTCATGAGCACCCACAGCATCGATGCCGACATTAAGGTCAAATGGGCGGAGGGCCAGAGCGCGTACAGCCCTGGTACACCGGAAGAGTTGTTGTTGATCGCCATCGACCTGCTGGTACGCGACAACGGTGCCGAGGCGGCACGCAGCTTCATCGACCAGGTGTTCGAGCGCTACGCGCCGCACGCAGCTATTCCAATCGCGCCAGACGGGCACTGAGCAGGTCGAACAGCCCTTGGGCATCGCCCTGCTCCACCCACAGCACATTCGCCGGTTGCTTGAGCACGC includes the following:
- the capB_2 gene encoding Cold shock protein CapB (*Name capB_2), with translation MSNRQQGTVKWFNDEKGYGFITPAGGGDDLFVHFKAIESDGFKSLKEGQTVSFVAERGQKGMQAAQVRPE